The window AAGGAAAGTGAGTTGGAtcatgagctaaactctgcatgacAGCAGCACTCAAGATCGACCATCTGTGAACTTGTGGTATGTCTCAGCTATAGTATGTAAACATTATAACTGATTTGTTGATGcctgtaataatgaacataagaGTCTCCATTAGGGATGTGCGCAACAACTAATTTTGTAACCTTTTAAACTGAAATTTTGCAACCAACTAGTCTGACCTCCGGAGACAGTGTATATGTGATCCATTTGCAAGAACACTTAATCTATGAACAATCAAATCCTATACTGAATGCAGCTAAAAATAGGTCAGATATCATGCATGCGATGTGCTTGCCTTGATTTATCATTGTTGTATATTGAACGTTCACTTAAGCAATGTTAGCCATTTTAGACACATATATTAAGATCAACTGAATCAGCAGCAAAGGACTAATGAGttcaaaccatatatatatatatatatatatatatatatatatatatatatatatatatatatatatatatatatatatatatatagggactCTGACACAAGTCAGCACGTTAAGGTATTGTTGTTCGCTACCACGGCAACCAGTCCTGGTTTGAACATGCAAAAACCgaatgtaaaattaaatgattttatttgccGCTCcagatatattttcaaaatactgcATTAATTTCAAGATGTAACATTAACATGACGGtaatttaaatgtctttgtaaaaacaaagcaaaatgtgaaaaaagtgcaaaaaaaattaatttgtaaacGACTAATATTTTCTAAGTCGACTAACAGCAGCAGTATTGTTTAATTGACTAGTCTCATACATCCCTAGTCTCCATTAACTCTCCACATCTGAGCCACTAAGGTTGCAGTGGTGTAATTTTATTGAAGGGAATGTGTCCAAGAAAAtcggtaaaattaaaaaaaaatatatgccatACATCTGGATATGTTGCATCACGAACCGTTTGTAATGATCAATTTTGAGAGTTATATTTGCTGTGTGAGCTTCTCCTGTATTGTTTATGTCAGTGTATTGAATAGCGAGTTCTAGCAGACAGCCCTCTACTGGCAAGAGGCGGGGAGCAggaactcatttgcatttaaagagatgcACACaaaaaacatcacttttttttctcccacCCAAAAAGAGGTGTTTTTTGGAGctaaaacttcacagacacattctggtgACACCCGagacttaccgtattttccggactataagtcgcactttttttcatagtttggctggtcctgcgacttatagtcaagtgcgacttatttatcaaaattaatttgacatgaaccaagagaaattaaccaagagaaaacattaccgtctacagccgcgagagggcactctatgctgctcagtgctcctgtagcataCCCCTGAAAATATTAACTGAAAACTGTtaactgaaatattaacttaaagaCAACTGAAAAAGACTGAATGCAAACAAAATGCCCCCAAAAAGAAAATCGTATTCTGCAGGTAGTAAATATGCAGCCGATCTGATAGGtgacaggagcactgagcagcacagagcgccctctcgcggctgtaaacggtaatgttttctcttggttcttggttctaaataaatgcgacttatagtccagtgcgacttgtatatgtttttttcctcatcatgacgtatttttggactgatgcgacttatactcaggtgcgacttatagtccgaaaaatacggtatattacaTCTTTCTACACTTACTTGTCTTTGAGTGAAAAGTGCAGGCCATCTCCTCCTTATTTCTGATACTGTGGGCTCATCTTCTACAATCTCCTTTCTTCTGGCACAGAAAGTTTTCTCCATAGCTGCATCAATTACATGCCAgtctggatttttttttgtcatctcaCACTGTATATCTTTCCTTTCAGTCTCCAAAGCAGTATAACTTGATCCAGCAGGTAAGTCCGGTAGAAAATTGGTCTCCGATCTTCGGGGTTTCTTgactttgtatttttttctatctGAAGCATGGCATTTTTCACTAGTAACAGTAAGCTCTGGACATCCAGCATCACGAAGTTTACTTCGGAAGTTTCCCATTTTGAATTTAAGGCTTATTTTCCATCCATACCACCCTGTGGCCGATCCCGGTTCTTTAAGGCATGGATGTGTCTCTGTGAGAGCCCTTGAAACAGACTCGAACTCCTCATTGGATGGATACGCCTTGTAAGAATAGATTGCAGTGGCAAGTTTGTCAAGAATCTCAGATTTAACATCCTTGGATAGGCTGAGCAGTGAGCCATCTTTAGCATATTGCTCATTTCCACGTTTCAAACGTAATTCTACATCATATGAAAAGCTTGGAATGGGAAAAGAAACAGGCCATTGCTGTGAGCGACTACTTGCAGTTATTGATCCAGGATTTCCATTCTTGATACTCGAGTCAGACGATGATGACATAACCGCTGTGTCTAATGTCACATCTGACTGGCTAGAGTCAGAGGGTGGTGCTCTACAATTAACTTTAAGGGTTGCCTTTTCAGGAGGAAGTTCAGTGATAGTCGTTAGGTTGCACAACTCATGGTCAAATTCAGGATCCTCATACTGAAGTGTAAAATCACTTTGTATGTTCAGCTTGCTTTTCAGTGTTGACAGAAGAGATTCTATGGATTGTGGCCGATCAATGTAAACTTTCCTAATATCCTCAGGGGACAAAATCACACGAAGAATCATTTTGTTGCAGGTTTCTAAGAAGAAAAGGCAACAGTAAATGCATTTAGTTAAGGAGGAATGTCTTCGGTGAAATCATCAGCTTCTTATCAAGCACTGCATATGAGGACAAGGGATGATAATCATTCAATTCATCTGGATCAACAACTCTCAACTCACAAGTGGTATACTTAGTTAGTTCAAAGCATCTGAAATGCTCACTGTACCATGCTGAATACGGTTCAATGAGAAAGGCAGGTTTGTTCATAACAATCAATATTTTGACAAGTCTGCCAAAGTCTGGAAGCCCACTGGTGTATCCCACAGAAAGAAACATTCCCTCAGAGTACCTGGTGCCATATATGCATGCACTGGATGCAACAGATATCGATGTAACATTGGAATATTTGGATttaactgccagcttaaatgaaAGATCCAGGCACTCAGTGGACAGAACTGAAACATGATCAACCACTAAATATGGCTTGAAAAGAGTTGGCATGTCAAGGTGGTAAGCAAGTGTCAGCTGATGTCGCTGGGCTAATGtaagcattacatttttaaagtttccAGAGTCATGCACAGCTTTTTTAAAAAAGCTGTGTTTTGCTTCAAATCGTATGGTCCAGAAATCAATCACTGGTCCAAAACATTTGATTAGTTCTGGATAGTGCTCGATAAAATGGTGCTTTGGACGGAGTCTGAAGTCTGGAAATTCGTCTTGCAACAATTTCCGGTGATCTGATATTTTTGAATCAAGGTAGTCCAAACTCTCTGTGGAAAACTGAGATGAGGCTAAAATCTCAACAATGTCCTTCAGTTCAAGAATTAAACTCCAGGTTGCATCATTTTCTGGAACTTTTGAACCAATAATCAAAGGTAATAACCGCAGAAGGCTCCAGTTTTCATGTCCGTTGCCtcctaaagaacctttcagttgGAATGATTTTAAGATCTGCTGTGGTCGGTTTGTTTTGTCAGAAAATCTATATGGGAAGGACTGAATTGCGGCATTCAACTCGTCCAATGTGAAATATTTCTTCTGAATCAGTTTCTTCAAACAAAGACTTAGCTCCAGGGGTACAACACCTTCAAAGACGTCGTGGAGAAAGTCAGGGGGAAAGCCTTTCATGGTGGAGAAATGTGCAAGTCTGTTAAGAGGACAGTCCCTCTTAACACCATCTACTACTGCGTGTGAATCCTTGTTCTTCTGAATTTCACAAAGAGTCTGCTCATGCAACTCCTCCGTTCTCTTTGGGAACCTCCTCTCTCTAACTTCATGTGTCTGAATCTCATCACGTGCTGCCAAACAAAATCTGCAGAACTTGTTTGTTGAAAAACTTTCTTGAAATCCAGCAAGCGAGTGTGCGCCTAAATTGTCTGCAGACACATAGAGTATTGTTCCTCTTATACTTGCACCCAGTGTCTGAACAAACACTCCATGTTGTTCAAGTACTTCAACGTCTGAAAGAAGCGGTTCAAGAATTTTGTCGTATCCATACTCTTTGACATCCTTGGTCTTACATAATGTTGCAAGGTAGATGGATGATAAAGTGGACCGGTCTCTTCCTGGAAGATTTGCAATTAACCAGTAAATGGCACAAAGTTTGTGCTTTTTCCTTGAAGTGCCCAAAGGGTTACACACTTCAAAATCGTCAATGTAAAGTCCAAGGGCTATGCGCaattcatctgaaaaaaggatcTTGTTGTCCTTAAAATACAGCCCATccctaaatgttttaattgtttcaGGATGTTTCCATGTATCTGCTTGGTCTGACTGTAAAACCTTGTCAAGGACGTCACTTCGATTCAACAGCGcagttaaaacttttaaaattggtacataaacaaatgtgtttttccgAGAAGCATCAAGAGTGTATTCTACAGGTTCTATCACAGTGAAATTATCTTTGTAGTATGTTGTTCTTTTGTAAATAGAGCTAAGAGGACCCCTTTTGGACAAAAAGGCTAAAGGATTTGTTTCCAAGACCGTTTCGGTAATGGCAGCAATAACTGAGGAATCCAATGAACAGTTGTGTTTGTTTAAGACCTGTTTAACTGACATCTCAGCAAGCTCTCCAACATTACTACCAATGCTTCCAAGTTCTTCAACTATTTCTTGAATGGCTGTCTTTGAGACATGTAAAATGGCTTCCATGCGTAAAAACAGTGAAGCCAACTTATGTTGAATCAAGCCCTCAACAGGAAGATCTGGATTGGAATGCAATGGACTGGACTGGACTGGGTGCCAACACCCTTCGGCTGGTAGGCTGTCCGCAGGTTGATTATCTGTATGTTCAAACCTTTCCTCAACCTCTTCGATTTGACATGAAATTAACTCTGCTTTAAAATGTCCAGTATTTTGGGAATGGTGTCTTTTACTTCTGTGAGCCGCAAATGTAGAGAACACACAAGTTTGAAAACTGCAGTCTTCAAATGGGCACTggacattttcattgtttttcaagTGAATGCCCAGGTGGGAGAAGTACTGCTTCAAATTGCAGGCCTCTGAGAAACTGCAGAGGTTACACTTCACCCGGGAATTCACGTGATCGACAGATTTTGCATGATGCGTATGCAAATGTCTTATCAGTGTTGCCTGAGTTCTAAAGGAGCAGACACAATCTTGGTAAATACATGGCAAAGGACAGGTCCTCCCATGATGtccatgttttaatttgtaatgctgaatgataatttttctttttgtactGTCAAAAATGCAGTACTTACAAGTCCACTTCATCTTCACATTAACACCAACATACctacaataaaaaaagacagtttatttaaaaaaaaataacacccaATAACACCCTTAGTCAAGTCTCTCAGGCTTAAAGTTGGCATGAAACAAAGTTGCGATCATATGACAGGCTGCTGGAAACCACACCATACAATAGACCTTTATCACAGTGAAATAGATTACCGGAAGTGCTTGCCAAAGCAGTGTATTGATTCTTCctgttatgtatatttttaatgtgctGTTAACACATAGTTGACTAAACACCTCTTAAAATGAGCATCCGCAGAATGATTTCAAAATCTGGACAATTTCAGAGACAGGAGAAGAGATATTCTGATGATTATGGtgtacagaaaaatataaaaagagtaaaacaaaaaacaaaaacaatgcaaacatTCAGCCATTAGTTTTGATTGTGCTGCGATAGTACCGGAAGTAGCGATTCACTGCTTCACTTACTGGAAAAGGGAAGTGTGATAAAGCTCTATTGTACATAGTAGGGGCATAACAGTTctcggtttaaaaaaatatatatatatatttcgaaCCATTACATTCTCCACCCACAGTTTGGCATGCACTTGCGTCCTGGTTCATCTCAAATCTGACAATTTATCGATAATATGGTTTgttgaaaataatgcattaaatagacAGAGTTCTGCTAATGAATGTTTCTGGATGTATGACATCAAATGTATGTCGGATACACATTCTAACTTTCCAATATATTACAACAGCAATGATCAAAAAAAAGTGGACAAAACAGTCACTCTTTGCAaactttgttaaatgtgagtgtCATATGCTCTAATATGAGTGAGACTTGAACAGCACACATTGCTAtcagtgtttaaactaaactcatttgcgcatgtttttaagccttgccaatttaaaaatttaaatcaagaataagTGAATATGAATTTATGTGTGCTGCATGAAGTGCCCATTCAGTCAGTGTGCAAACACTGACATTACATATTGCAtagattaaatatagattaatcctTATTTAAGCACAGATTAAACAGTCAAAATCTTTGAGTGATTTTGCTATGTCATTTGTTTGATTTTCATCACTGACAGACAGCAGTttagctgctgtcac of the Carassius gibelio isolate Cgi1373 ecotype wild population from Czech Republic chromosome A5, carGib1.2-hapl.c, whole genome shotgun sequence genome contains:
- the LOC128010988 gene encoding sterile alpha motif domain-containing protein 3-like isoform X2, which codes for MILRVILSPEDIRKVYIDRPQSIESLLSTLKSKLNIQSDFTLQYEDPEFDHELCNLTTITELPPEKATLKVNCRAPPSDSSQSDVTLDTAVMSSSSDSSIKNGNPGSITASSRSQQWPVSFPIPSFSYDVELRLKRGNEQYAKDGSLLSLSKDVKSEILDKLATAIYSYKAYPSNEEFESVSRALTETHPCLKEPGSATGWYGWKISLKFKMGNFRSKLRDAGCPELTVTSEKCHASDRKKYKVKKPRRSETNFLPDLPAGSSYTALETERKDIQCEMTKKNPDWHVIDAAMEKTFCARRKEIVEDEPTVSEIRRRWPALFTQRQVALEFCRLVSIDLKRTFFEGLDKHLPRLLQLYTKRSNEVPELLNVLKCLDEQSCNQKKRGAVILGLPYYMREKPENVFKVCEPTDNEVDVVQSVKVGILSVSEDTRQDCAFPDDVVNMAVILEGEIVIVDLQDIPNAFVTLFGLLYALNISYPKELRYTFEVIQRIFMNIDGESCSAKVHGLKNQLMR
- the LOC128010988 gene encoding uncharacterized protein LOC128010988 isoform X1; the protein is MKWTCKYCIFDSTKRKIIIQHYKLKHGHHGRTCPLPCIYQDCVCSFRTQATLIRHLHTHHAKSVDHVNSRVKCNLCSFSEACNLKQYFSHLGIHLKNNENVQCPFEDCSFQTCVFSTFAAHRSKRHHSQNTGHFKAELISCQIEEVEERFEHTDNQPADSLPAEGCWHPVQSSPLHSNPDLPVEGLIQHKLASLFLRMEAILHVSKTAIQEIVEELGSIGSNVGELAEMSVKQVLNKHNCSLDSSVIAAITETVLETNPLAFLSKRGPLSSIYKRTTYYKDNFTVIEPVEYTLDASRKNTFVYVPILKVLTALLNRSDVLDKVLQSDQADTWKHPETIKTFRDGLYFKDNKILFSDELRIALGLYIDDFEVCNPLGTSRKKHKLCAIYWLIANLPGRDRSTLSSIYLATLCKTKDVKEYGYDKILEPLLSDVEVLEQHGVFVQTLGASIRGTILYVSADNLGAHSLAGFQESFSTNKFCRFCLAARDEIQTHEVRERRFPKRTEELHEQTLCEIQKNKDSHAVVDGVKRDCPLNRLAHFSTMKGFPPDFLHDVFEGVVPLELSLCLKKLIQKKYFTLDELNAAIQSFPYRFSDKTNRPQQILKSFQLKGSLGGNGHENWSLLRLLPLIIGSKVPENDATWSLILELKDIVEILASSQFSTESLDYLDSKISDHRKLLQDEFPDFRLRPKHHFIEHYPELIKCFGPVIDFWTIRFEAKHSFFKKAVHDSGNFKNVMLTLAQRHQLTLAYHLDMPTLFKPYLVVDHVSVLSTECLDLSFKLAVKSKYSNVTSISVASSACIYGTRYSEGMFLSVGYTSGLPDFGRLVKILIVMNKPAFLIEPYSAWYSEHFRCFELTKYTTCELRVVDPDELNDYHPLSSYAVLDKKLMISPKTFLLN